The stretch of DNA GGGCTTTTTCTCTGTTCAATCAGTATACCTGTGTCCCCACACCTGCCCTGCTTACTTTCTCAACAGCTTCATAAATCTGCTCTTTTGAAACTTACTGGTTTGTTCCTTTATCCTCCCCTCAACCAACAACATTGGCCTTCCGTGGGGCAGCCACATCAATGGCTCACTTGGCTTACCTGATGGTCAgaaacagatagatagatagatagatagatagatagatagatagatagatatacaaaATACCCTCAAGAGGAAGGATGGCATCACTGAGAGTCATGACCTGGAATTGAATCCTGGCTTTGTAACATGACCCTGAACATGTTACCTACCCTGTGTCTCAgtttactcatttgtaaaatgggggaaaatagcATCTTCCTCCCAGGGGCATTGTACCATTTAAGTATGTTCCATGCCGACATGTAAGCACTTCATCATAATGGCTCATACTGTTCTGCTGTAATGTTCACGTGTAATGATGCTACACGTGAAAGGTCTTACCTTTCTGCATCCTGGGGCACAGGGTGTTAggctctgctgcttctctgcaTCTAGCCAGGAGCTGTCCTGAGAACCTGGGGCAGCCTCTGCCAGAAAACAGAAGTCAGCTCCTGCTGCTCAGCATGCCGGGCAGGTGTGCTGGATGGGCACTTTTCAGAACCGAGAACCAGAGTCTCCAACCATCTTTTGGGGCCCTGGGCAAAGATGCAACCCCACTGTGACCTCCTGGGAGATGGCAGGATTAGGAGGGGTTGGGAGAGTCTTGAGTTTGAATCCAACTCCAGTTCATAACTTTGTGACTTTGGGGGGTGGATTACTTAACTCTTGAGCCTCTGATACAGCAACACAGAAGATTCTCAAAAATGTTGACAGAAGTGATAGTGTGTCAGAAGAGTCCTTCCATCTGAGGACAGTGATGTCCAGAAAGGGCGTGAAGGAGGTTTCTGGGCCTCTGGATGTGCATGGTCCCTCGGTCTGGTTGGTAGTGAGTGAGTGAACACAGATGTTTGCAAGTTGTTCACCAAGTAGAATAGAGGGGGGGTCCACCCTCAAACCTGCAGCTGTAGCCTGAGAGAAGAGACCCTGAAGAACATCTGCCCTAGTCCTCCCTGTCTCCACACAAAGGCTGGGAACCCGGATCCAAGGCACCTGAGTGACCTGGGGAAGCCTTTGCAACCACATATTATCTAGAAGTTTCTACCTCTGCCATTCTTGATATGGAGACTTTCATTTTCTATACAGGGCTCTGCAAGCTCCCCAGACACCACTCACCCGTCTGTTGCCACCCTGGAGCCCTCTCCACACCGAGCAGCTGATTTTCCACCATAGCCAGCATTCCCGCGGCTCCACTCTCCTGTACCAGGTGTCCTATGAgctgggggatgcctggatggagGGGTGGGCCAGACAGGCCTGTCCAAGCACCTGCACCTCCCCAAGACCGCCCCAGTAACCCTCTAACTGGGCTCTGCCCGCCTACTTCTGTCCCCTTTGATGCAGTCACCACATGGCACCTGCAGAGGAGGTGGTAAAAATGCCATCGCAGGGCGCCTGCTCCATTCCCACAGCAGGTGGAAGGACGTGAGACAGACTCCATCCCGCGTGGGGGCCAGCCTGTGATGGCCAGTCTTGCATCTCGGCCTGGGGAAGCTCAGCTGATTCTCAGGGAACCTGCAGAGTCCTGTCACCACGTGGAGCTGCTCCTGGAGCTGGCCAGGGATCAGCCTCCTGCAGACCAGGCgcccccaacccccctgcccccaggaggagCCCTTGGCCCCCAGGATCCCTATTGTGATCTCAACATCCTGAAGGGCTTCTACCTCACCTCAAGCATTTCACTGCTTGCAGGATGGGTTTGAAATCGTTTCCTTGCTCACAGCTAGACCTCAGATTCCTGAACTGTGAACACTGAACATTCCACTGGCTTTCAAGGGGAGAGTAGTACCTTGTGTGAGACCCTCCAGAACCCCTCCCGTAACCCTCCTAGATATTCAAAGCTGGCCAGACCTAATGCAGGAGGGGCCTGCATGGGGGGAGTTTCCTGAGCCCTGCAGGGCGGATGTGCCATCCAGACACAGAATGATGCAGGGAAAGGACAGTGCTGGCCACAGCTGGCCACATGTACCGGCCCCCCACGGCTCATAGGCCATCAGGCAGGGCCAGGGTGATCCAGACTCCAGGAAGCCCCTCTGGCCCCAGGGACCATGTGCACCAGCCCTGGGGGTCATGGGGTCAGATTCCTGcccaggggctcccaggggaGGTTGGGCGAAAGCGCCTCTGTCTTTGTACTGTAGGTGCCAGGGAAGTATGTGCTCACCTACCTGTTGACGGCTGCAGTGCTCTATATCATGCTGGTCATGCTGCCAAGAGGTGACACTTCTGCAGAGGACCTCAGCCGGGGACCAGCACACACAGATTGCTGTGGGAGATGGTGACAATTAGGGTCATACTTGATTTTTCATCACGAAAAGCCTGATTTGTGCAAACAAGACAAGGAGCCTTCCTGAAGGAAAAGCAGCCCCCTTGAGCAGCTTAGCTTCACACAGAAAGCCCCACCCCCCCTTACTTGAGATTTCATGTCAAGAGTTTCACAAGTCAACTAAGCAAAGAGAAAACTCAATGTGTGGAACAGTTGCGCCAACAGCTGATGGATGAAAGCTCAGTCTTCAAGCGAGTCCTCAAAACACACCCAGTGCCAAGTAACTGCAACCAAATCAACCTCTAGAAGCCAACAGAGGAATGAAGGGAGGCTTCACAAGTCCCCTTCACAATGCCCTAAATCAGAATTATCTCTAGGGAAGCATAAAGCTATTTTCAGAAGCAGGAGaaagctggaggaggaagggtgTCAGCGCATGGAATAAAGTGTCAGATGAGCCAAGAGGGCATGTGGGGCGGGGAGTCCAATGCCAGTCCTGATGCAGGGGACACTGGGTATCCCTAGCTGGTCCCACAGCTCAGCTCCAGGAGGGCTTGGCCAGCAATACGGGGAGGATGtaatgtggggatgtggggatgtgaACTTGGATGGGACGGCTCTGTCAGGAAGCAGAAAGCCCACAGAAGGTGTGTTGCAAGTTTTGAAGAAACTGATTGATGTGGCTCAGATACTTTAAAAAGTCTTGAGAAAAGAGAACACCAAATGTGTGCTATGGTgtcagggaaagaaaattagCTGTGCCCTTACAGGTCCCATTTAAAATCTCCAGAGAATCCTTCAGtgcaatcagagaaaaacagtgATAGATGCATGtaccaaatcattatattgtacaccttgAACTAACACAATGTCATATGTCAACTGTAtctcaaactggaaaaaaataaaattcataaacttctgttaaaaaaaaaaagtttgaaaaaataaaaaaaataaaataaaaataaaataaaataaagtttggggtgcctgggtagctctgttggttaaacatccgactcttggtttcggttcaggtcatgatctcagggtcatgagattgaatcccatgttgggctccacgctgaacATGGagtctgcataagattctctttctccctctctctctgcccctcaccctgctgctcgttgtactttaaaaaataaaagattgagatcactttaaaaatgtatcaataaTGATTTACATATGAAAGTTATAGGATCTTCTgggtttgaaaaatatatttttttttttttgagtacaattgacacacaatgttacactagtttcaggtgtacaacacagggATTTGACAAGTCTACATGTTATGCTTTGCTCCCCACAAGCATAGCTGCCGTCTGTCACCATCCCACACTACCATGCCAACACTGACTGTATTCCCTGGGACACACTCCTTCCATAACTGGAATCCCACTCACCTTCAGTCATTCTGCCCACCTCCCagcttttggaaaatatttaaaataggcaTGGCGTTTACCTGGTGGGGTTGGTGTAGTCTGGCACATTCTTGCAGCTCTATAGGaatggggttctttttttttttaattttttttagattttattttttatttattcatgaaagacagagagagaggcagagacacaggcagaggcagaagcaggctccatgccggaagcccgacgctggactccatcccgggactccaggattgcaccctgggccgaaggcaggcgctaaaccgctgagccacccagggatccccaggaatggGGTTCTAATCTCCGAGTCAGAGGGCTCCTTCACCCTGAGAGGTAAAAATCAACTTTACATGAGCTCATGATCACATAAAGAATAGAATCTGGATGttaaaaatttcccatttttccttatgattctctttaaaaaaaaaaaaaaaaaagtcacagaaagtGAGAGGTAGGAGTCCAGCAGAAACTGAATAGAGATGAAGAAATGTATCTCTACTACCATTCAATCAAGAATTCATTCTccatggaaagagaaaggagaatctTTCTGAAGCAATTTAAAGGTCAGACACAAATGTGAACAGCTAAAACCTGGTCAGGAGGCCAAAATTCTTCCGGAAACATCAGAAATCCTCAGTGTACTTTCTCAAGGTCAGTTCATTTCCCATGAGAGAAGCACAGTAATTTAGGAAAAGAATGCAGACTTCAGACAAAAGCTACTCAGAaggaattaaaagtttaaaaaattaaaagtttaacatATATCCCTAATATTTTGGGTGAAGCATCTGGCAGAGGCCCAAGAGGCCCAGCAGGGAAACCAGCCCCCTGAAGAAGAAGGAACATGGAGCTGTGATGGTACAGggccccaggcatcccccacaGGCTCAGGCCCTCAGGAGAAGAGACCCTCCACTGAGTGTGTCCATCCTCCTGATGGCTGGCAGACCCAGATGCTTAGACACTCATCTGCCCAGAACTGCTGGCCAAGATGTCAGTCATCTCCTTGGACTCAGATGTTTCCCAAACCAAGAGGTCCCAGGGACCAAGCGCAGCACCCGTACTTCCCTACATTCAGGAAAATGAGAATGCTGCCCTCCAAGCAGTCTCTCCTCCTGTGGTCTTTGTTGGCTCAACACATACTCCACTACAAGAGAAATGTCTACACCAGAATCCACCTTCATCCACAGTCTGAGGAAGTGATTGCCTTCTAACGATCTAGAACCTTACCTACATAGTTTTATCTTTGCACTAAAGTAActgagttttttctcttttagctttattgctaaaaatataaaacatatttcatatgttCAGAGATTATATAGTGGTTCAAATTAGAGTCTTGATAAAACTATTCTTAAGATGATTAATAACTGAAGAATATCTGAATATGAATCTTATAACTTAGATGATTCCATGTCACTCTATTTATGGTAGTGTGAATATAGAATTTTTGTTACTAAGTCTGTTAAAATAAtccataaataaaacaataatctcTAAGACAATTTTGacaatttttcctcttttggttttattgctgTTACAATCATTGGGGCTTAATTTATGGTCGTACTTGACATAAAAGTGAATCTCATGAGTAACTATTCCCTTTTTTCCTGAGTCTAGAGAATGTGAGGATGGACAGATTTTGGTTGGTGCCAGGCCCCTCACTATGGGACCTGCCCTAAGAGTACTTGAGGATTTCAGAGCCCATTTTTGTGTGTCAAGGGCTGGATTTAGACTGGATTTTAAGATTGACATATTTCTGtaaatgagtttttcttttaaaagatttttaatttacacttttgcaaattataacttaataaaatataacCTTTAAATGAAAGGCGTAGATGGTTACGTCAGCCAAGATGCAGGACTAGGAAGCTCTGGGCCCTCATTCCCCACAGACACAGCAAAGAACTACAGACTGGCTGAAACAACTTTATGGAAGCTCTAGGAATCAAACATCTACAGCAAGCAAGCAAATGTGCAGTCAAGAAAAAGCTACATTTACAGTGATAGGAAATTTCAAGGTGTTTTCACTTGCCCTTGCCTCCCCCCGCACTCCCTCCCAGGTGTGGCACAGCATGGTTTGGGGGAAGTGGCAGCCAGGTCCCCAGTCCCCTTTTTTACAAACCAGGGAGAGCAAAGCAGCCTATCAGAGGCTGAAGGGCTAGTCTTTGTGTCTCATAACCTGGAGCTCAGTCGAAAGCAGCACAGCTCAAATCTCAGAATACAGGAAGCTACAAGAAGCAACAGGCATGGCCCATGAAAACTGCAAGAGGACTACCTGAAGACACTGGGGGCAAAAGATTACTGATGGAGGAATATAATAGAACGTCTGAGGCTCGAGAAGACGGGGTAATACTCTCaagaaaattaagacatttaaaaGCAGCTTTgtaactgggggggggggggattagaAATGCATATACATAGGCCCAGGGATGATGCACACCCAGAAAAAGCCTGAGAAGAGCCTCTATATCAGGCCAATCAGCAAAAGTCTTCCTCTGCACAGAAATGGTCTACAAAAACTGGGACATTTTTCAGATGCccaattttcaacaaaagatCACAAGGCACAAATAAAACATGCATCatacaaaggaaaaacacaaatatcCGAAAATAGTTCCTGAACATAGACTTATATAAGACAGAGGTTTAACATAGACTTATAAACATAGGCTTTtgagacaaagactttaaaacaattgtcttaaaaatgctcaaagacaaagtggaaccctcttacactgttggtgggaatgcaagccgGTGCTGACACTCTGGAaaagtttggaggttcctcaaaaagttgaaactagagctaccctacaaaccagcaattgcactataggtatttaccccaaagatacaaacgtagtgaaatgaagggacacttgcaccccagtgtttatggcagcaatgtccacaatagccagaccacagaaagagcccagatgtccatcgacaggtgaatggataaagaatatgtggtatattattgagccatcaaaaaaaatgaaatcttgcgaGTTGCAACAgcatgggtggaactagagggtattatgctaagcaaaattagtCAATCAGAGACACAATTATCATATTATTTGActcgtggatttttttttcatatgcagaatttaagaaacaaaagagaggagcacagggaaaaataaaacagatgaaatcagaaagggagacaatcataagagactcttaatcataggaaacaaacggagggttgctggaagggagggaagtggggggatggggtagctgggtgatgggcattgaggaggacATGTGATAcaacgagcactgggtgttctataagactgatgaatcactgacctctacctctgaaactaataataagctatatgttaattaattgaatgtaaataaacaatacaaaaataaaacaaaaaaaaaaacctccttccCAAAATCCTCAAAGATCTAAGGgggaaaatggacaaagaatcagtggaaatcaggaaaatgatttatgaatagaaattctggagctgaaaaatCCACTAGAGGTTCCACTGGAAAACTTGAACAGGCAGAAGAAAGATTCAGTGAACTCGGAGATAGGTCATTTGAAATCAGTGAATCAGAGGAgcagaaagacaaagaatgaagaaaagtgaagaaaggcTAAGAGACTTATAGGATACCATCTCATAGGAATTAtgagagtcccagaaggagaggagaggagagagagagagaaatagattatttgaagaaataggatccctgggtggtgcagcggtttggtgcctgcctttggcccagggcgcgatcctggagacccgggattgaatcccatgtcgggctcccggtgcatggagcctgcttctccctctgcctatgtctctgcctctctctctctctgtgtgactatcataaataaataaaaattaaaaaaaaaagattatttgaagaaataatagctgaaaacttcccaagttTGAGGAAAGATGATCATGGATCTATAAATCCAGAAGGCTTAAGAACTCTGAGCAGGATAAACCAAAGAGACCTATACTgaggcatttttaaattaaactctcAAAAGCCAAAATCTTTTAAGGTTTCAAGAAAAGGATAACTTATGTGCAAGGATCCTCAATAAAATTATCAGCAGACTTCCTAGTAGAAACCTTGGACATTGGAAGGCAGTGGGACGATTAAagtactgaaagagaaaaaacaagttgTCGATCAAGTTTTCTGTATCTAGCAAATCTGTccttcaaaaagaatgagaaagaaattaaagcttccagaaaaatgaaagctGGCAGAATTCATTACCACTAGAAATGCCCTACAGAGAACAGCTTAAAGGCCGACCTTCATGTTGTAATGAAAGGATACTAGAGAGTAGCTCAAAGCCATAagaaggggagcctgggggatccctgggtggcgcagcggtttggcgcctgcctttggcccggggcgcgatcctggagacccgggatcgaatcccacgtcgggctcccggtgcatggagcctgcttctccctctgcctatgtctctgcttctctctctctcactgtgtgcctatcataaataaataaaattaaaaaaaaaaaaaagaaggggagcctgggtagctcagtgattgagcatctgccttcagctcagggcgtgagcccagagtcctgggattgagtctggcattgggctccccatggggagcctgtttctccctctgcctgtgtctctgcctctctctctctctctgtcatgaataaataaagtttattatttttacaaaaaaataagaaaataatgttctCTAGCAAAGGTAAATACATGGACAAATATTATGGCAATTTGGTTTTGTAACCCCGCTTTTAATTTTCTACATGATTTAAGAGGCAAGTGCATAAAATCTATGTTTGTGGATACACCATGTATAGAGATGTAACTTGATACATCAATAACAAATGGAGGACACAGCTCTAAAAAAGTCGTTTTTGTATATGGTTGAAGTTAAATTGGCATCAACTTAACTGAGATTCTTATAATTTTAAGGTATTAAGTGTAATCCCTGTGgtaacacaaagaaaatatctgtagaatatacacaaaagcaaatgagaaaggAACCAAAATTTCCCTACCAAAAAAATCAACCGAACATGAAAGAAGGCAGTAAtggaggaaatgagaaaggataaaaactttaagacatagaaaacaaataaaatggcaaaactaAGTCCTCTTTAATCAGTAATTAgtttaaatgcaaatgaattaggggtatctggctggctcagttggaagagcatgtagCTCTttatcttgggatcatgagttgcAGCCCCATTTTgcgtatagagattactaaaatgaataaacttaaaaagaagatataaataaattaaactccATAATCAAAAGTCATATATTggcaggatggaaaaaaaaacagggtcCATCTGGATGCCATccataagagactcactttagatatAAGGACACACATGGCTAGAAAGTGAACGGATAGACAAAGGTAGTCTGTGCAAACGGTAATGACAGGAAAGCAGAGAGGCAGCTATACTGATGtaagacaaaacagactttaagacaGAAACTattcaagagacagagaagggtaTCATATAACAATAAAAAGCCAATTcatcaggaagaaagaagaattataatTATATGGATCAGACATCAGTGCTcctaaatatatgaaacaattgttgacagaattaaagggagaaatagatagcTCTACAGTAATTGTAGTAATTCTAATACTCTACTTTAAATAATACAGAGACTAAGTAGACTGAAGATCACTAATGAAAAAGGGgacttatttataatatttaaatattaatatttaatataatataaatattataaccAGTTGtacctaacagacatatatagaacactATCCAATATAACCTTACAAATAGAAAAACCTAAGAAAATACATACCATGCCTGtggtcttggggaaaaaaaaaaaaaagaaagaaaatacataccaaaaaactgttagaaccaAAAAACAATGCCATCTTTCTAAGGAACCTTTTAGGCATTTTTATCAAATCAGTCCCCCATACAAAGGAACAATATGATTCCTGTTAAGAAAGTGtggtttaggggtgcctggctggctcagtcgatggagcatgtaactcttgatctctgggtcatgagtctaagcctcacactgggtgtagagattatttaacttacatatacataaagaaaatatagcctagtgtaaaaataatactgtattgtgaGGTTAACAtagatagaaataaaaagtatgacATCAATGGCACAAAGGATGGGAGGAGAGAAATATAAGTTTACTGTTGTAGGATCCTGACATAAGTGAAGTGGCATATTATTTGGCCATAGACTATGATATGGTCAAGATGAATACAGTAACTCTAGATAATTCactaaaaataatgcatattatccagaaatacataaaaattgtaCCACTACACATTCATGAGGTGTAGGAATCAAAATAGTCCTGAGTTATATTTGgtgttattttaagatttttcatctaggatccctgggtagcgcagcggtttggcgcctgcctttggcccagggctcgatcctggagaccgcggATGGAATCCCACgcggggctcccggtgcgtggagcctgcttctccctctgcctgtgtctctgcctctctctctgtgtgactatcataaataaataaataaataaataaataaataaataaataattaaaaaaaaagatttttcatctATTATCTATGCATGATGTAggtccatgcttttttttttttagccttgtCATTAAATTTTGGAGTTAAAAATAAGCTAAAGATTAAGAAACATCTTACACTCTTATACAGAATCCCATATAATTATGACTTGTTTAGTACTTCCCAAACTCTTCTGTTTTACAGACCAGTAAAATATACCGACCAGAATCAGGAGACTCGTAtatagttattaattttttagtttgTCAAAGATAACATTAGAGAAATTAATAACAATCACCCATATCACTAGCATTTCATTTCATAAGgacgttttttaaagattttatttatttaggggcacctgggtggctcagtggttgagtgtctgccttcggctcagggcatgatctcacatccccctctgcctatgtctccgcccctctctctgtatatttattcatgagagacacagagagaggcagagacacaggcagagggaaaagcagggttgGGTAGCTCCATGCAGAACttcatcccaggccctgggatcatggcctatAGAAATCTAACACCAGGCGGTGCTTTCGGCGGTCCTGCGGATCTGTCTCTTGCTTCAACAGTGTTTGGATGAACAGACCCAGGGACGCCCCTTCTACCAGCCAAAGGCCACCCTCCAACCTTTTTTCCAGTCGCAACCTTCGGAGCCATCTTCCTGGCCATCTTCTGCCACCGGCAGTGAACACCCAAGTTTGAATTTAATTCCTTGTCTGGGATCAACCATAAGCTCCCGGATTCGTCAGAATTATTCTACCGAGGTGGAGGCCGCCGTCAACCACCTGGTCAACCTGCACCTGCGGGCCCCCTACACCTACCTCTCTCTGGGCTTCTATTTTGAGGATGCGGCTCTGGAGGGTGTGGGCCACTTCTTCCGCGAGTTGGCTGAGGAGAAGCGCGAGGGCGCTGAGCGTTTCTTGAAGATGCAAAACCAGCGCAGCGGCCGCGCCCTCTTCCGGGACCTGCAGAAACCGTCCCAAGATGAGTGGGGGAAGACCCTGGATGCCATGGAAGCCGCCCTGCTTCTGGAGAAAAGCCTGAACCAGGCCCTTCTGGATCTGCATGCCCTGGGTTCTGCCCGCGCGGATCCCCATCTCTGTGACTTCCTGGAGAACCACTTCCCAGATGAGGAGGTAAAACTCATCAAGAAGATGGACGACCACCTGACTAACCTCCGCAGGCTGGCCAccccccaggctgggctgggcgAGTATCTTTTCGAAAGGCTCACTCTCAAGCACGACTAGGAGCCTCTGGAGACCAGCAGCCTTTGAGGGGCTCCTCTGGCATCCCCCAGTGCCAGGGCTTGTGCCTGAACCTTTTCCCATGCAGCCATGAGGCAGCTTTTTAACCATCCTGGAGCCC from Vulpes vulpes isolate BD-2025 chromosome 3, VulVul3, whole genome shotgun sequence encodes:
- the LOC140598061 gene encoding uncharacterized protein, with translation MASLASRPGEAQLILREPAESCHHVELLLELARDQPPADQAPPTPLPPGGALGPQDPYCDLNILKGFYLTSSISLLAGWVPGKYVLTYLLTAAVLYIMLVMLPRGDTSAEDLSRGPAHTDCSQSKAAQLKSQNTGSYKKQQAWPMKTARGLPEDTGGKRLLMEEYNRTSEAREDGAVLSAVLRICLLLQQCLDEQTQGRPFYQPKATLQPFFQSQPSEPSSWPSSATGSEHPSLNLIPCLGSTISSRIRQNYSTEVEAAVNHLVNLHLRAPYTYLSLGFYFEDAALEGVGHFFRELAEEKREGAERFLKMQNQRSGRALFRDLQKPSQDEWGKTLDAMEAALLLEKSLNQALLDLHALGSARADPHLCDFLENHFPDEEVKLIKKMDDHLTNLRRLATPQAGLGEYLFERLTLKHD